The following proteins are co-located in the Pseudarthrobacter siccitolerans genome:
- a CDS encoding MarR family transcriptional regulator produces MRTSRRLRVEATGDVITPGQYTVLAQLNGSGPTTLRELAEREHVQAPSMTRIVNALADQGFVSRAANPDDGRQVRVDVTDAGRAVLAEARNQRTAWLARRVAGLSEDDRLILSRAAHIMQEMSGK; encoded by the coding sequence ATGCGCACGTCCCGGAGGCTCCGCGTCGAAGCTACCGGCGACGTCATCACCCCAGGCCAGTACACAGTCCTGGCCCAGCTCAACGGAAGCGGCCCCACCACTCTTCGTGAACTGGCCGAGCGGGAGCACGTGCAGGCACCCTCGATGACCCGCATCGTCAATGCCCTCGCCGACCAGGGCTTCGTGTCCAGGGCCGCGAATCCCGACGACGGCCGCCAGGTCCGTGTGGACGTCACCGACGCCGGACGGGCCGTGCTGGCCGAAGCCCGCAACCAGCGGACAGCCTGGCTCGCCCGGCGCGTGGCGGGACTGAGCGAGGACGACCGGCTGATCCTGAGCCGGGCGGCCCACATCATGCAGGAGATGAGCGGAAAATGA
- a CDS encoding GNAT family N-acetyltransferase, giving the protein MDYVLRQATPEDAEAVVLMHTLAHEECYPHLLSPAFFAARRDAIPERVARRRNHLDVQDPRILALDANNAVVGFADAGPGRDEDGPAPLELYSIYLLARAQGIGLGAALMGAVIGESPAYLWVLEENLRAQAFYRRHGFQPDGRRGLLPPEWEALPEMRMVRTGRDSTSTAGAGRGCSC; this is encoded by the coding sequence ATGGACTACGTACTCCGCCAGGCCACTCCCGAGGATGCCGAAGCCGTGGTGCTGATGCACACGCTGGCGCACGAGGAGTGCTATCCCCACCTGCTGTCGCCGGCCTTTTTCGCCGCCCGCCGGGACGCGATCCCGGAACGGGTGGCCCGCCGCCGGAATCACCTGGACGTGCAGGACCCCCGGATCCTCGCCCTGGACGCCAACAACGCAGTGGTGGGATTTGCCGACGCCGGTCCGGGACGCGACGAGGACGGTCCCGCCCCGCTGGAGTTGTATTCCATCTACCTCCTGGCACGGGCGCAAGGGATCGGTCTGGGGGCCGCCCTGATGGGTGCCGTGATCGGGGAATCGCCGGCTTACCTCTGGGTGCTGGAGGAGAACCTGCGGGCGCAGGCTTTCTACCGCAGGCATGGCTTCCAGCCGGACGGCAGGCGCGGCCTGCTTCCTCCCGAGTGGGAGGCCCTGCCGGAAATGCGGATGGTCAGGACCGGGCGGGATTCCACGTCCACCGCAGGAGCTGGTAGAGGCTGCTCCTGCTGA
- a CDS encoding HNH endonuclease signature motif containing protein, translating to MGKAAVAKAFEDIKAALAVLNAEVDECGSEPFADADPLAGLADGCLDILAGARVVEAGLAGLKARAAVKYADTAQAIAGPDAPVQSLEMAVAAEIGCLLALGTRAAGAFLAASHALCKELPPTLSALQAGTITWQHALAMVAETATLDPAGAAALEAHFLDPDVPRPPTAAPIGELPAYRFKAKARNWRERHHPESIEKRHAKGIADRRVEYRPEQDGMATLSAHLPADQASAIWNKLTAAARELQGPEETRTLTQLRTDLCAHWLLGGTTSPGAVHPGTGDTTGAGIDTGLSSSIRAQVLVTVPVFSLMGLTDDPAMLDSYGPIPPSMARKLAANGAASFYRVLVDPRDGAPLEIGRTSYRLTKAMKRALQLRDGRCTFPGCNNPSLDNDTDHLQAWQHGGYTGISNLAQLCPKHHRLKHATRWTSTAATKDEPPGWTSPTGRHYKAEHHDWEPAQWPAQLAPPWKIAGRSRSSPGDPPDFVYVGSSPGEEGLERFLHAFG from the coding sequence ATGGGGAAAGCGGCGGTCGCTAAGGCATTTGAGGACATCAAGGCCGCTCTTGCTGTGCTCAATGCCGAGGTGGATGAGTGTGGTTCGGAGCCGTTCGCCGATGCTGATCCGCTGGCCGGACTGGCTGATGGGTGCCTGGACATTCTTGCCGGGGCGCGCGTGGTGGAGGCCGGGCTCGCGGGTTTGAAGGCCCGGGCTGCCGTGAAGTATGCGGACACTGCCCAAGCTATTGCGGGGCCGGACGCGCCGGTGCAGTCGCTGGAAATGGCTGTCGCCGCGGAAATCGGCTGCCTCCTGGCCCTCGGTACCCGGGCAGCCGGTGCATTCCTGGCCGCGTCCCACGCCCTGTGCAAGGAGTTGCCGCCCACCCTTTCGGCACTGCAGGCAGGGACGATTACCTGGCAGCATGCCCTCGCCATGGTGGCTGAAACGGCCACACTTGACCCCGCTGGCGCGGCGGCACTGGAAGCCCACTTCCTTGACCCGGACGTGCCCAGGCCGCCTACGGCCGCCCCGATCGGGGAATTGCCGGCGTACCGGTTCAAAGCCAAGGCCAGGAACTGGCGGGAACGCCACCACCCTGAGTCCATCGAAAAACGCCACGCCAAGGGCATCGCGGACCGGCGGGTGGAATACCGGCCGGAGCAGGACGGGATGGCCACGCTTTCGGCCCACCTGCCCGCGGACCAGGCCTCGGCGATCTGGAACAAGCTCACCGCCGCCGCACGGGAACTGCAGGGACCGGAAGAGACCCGCACCCTCACCCAACTGCGGACGGACCTCTGTGCTCACTGGCTCCTCGGCGGCACAACCAGTCCCGGAGCCGTCCACCCCGGAACCGGTGACACTACGGGTGCAGGAATTGATACGGGGCTGTCGTCCTCGATCCGCGCCCAAGTGCTGGTCACCGTTCCGGTGTTCTCCCTGATGGGCCTGACCGACGACCCGGCAATGCTGGACAGCTATGGCCCCATCCCGCCATCGATGGCACGCAAACTCGCCGCCAATGGTGCCGCTTCGTTCTACCGGGTGCTCGTCGATCCCCGGGACGGGGCGCCACTGGAAATCGGCCGCACCAGCTACCGGCTCACCAAAGCCATGAAAAGGGCACTGCAGCTCCGGGACGGCAGATGCACCTTCCCCGGCTGCAACAACCCATCCCTGGACAACGACACGGATCATCTTCAAGCTTGGCAACACGGCGGATATACGGGGATCAGCAACCTGGCCCAGCTTTGCCCAAAGCACCACCGCCTCAAACACGCCACCCGATGGACGTCGACCGCAGCCACCAAAGACGAACCACCTGGCTGGACCTCACCCACCGGCCGACACTACAAAGCCGAACACCACGATTGGGAACCAGCACAATGGCCCGCGCAACTGGCGCCGCCTTGGAAAATCGCCGGGCGTTCACGATCCTCACCCGGTGATCCTCCGGACTTCGTCTACGTCGGAAGTTCCCCAGGCGAAGAAGGACTCGAACGGTTCTTGCACGCTTTCGGCTAA
- a CDS encoding DUF1801 domain-containing protein: protein MTYDKDPRVDQYIDALPPWQQAICRQVRDLVHAADPEVEETIKRTVQPYFVLQGNICALLAAKDHVNVFLYDGGLSPDPHHIITGGHGNKTGRMISYYEGDAIQEDALLEIFAAIIAVNRAGGWRKAKAGSED from the coding sequence ATGACGTACGACAAGGACCCCCGCGTGGACCAGTACATCGATGCGCTTCCGCCATGGCAGCAGGCCATCTGCCGGCAGGTGCGGGACCTCGTCCACGCCGCTGATCCCGAGGTCGAGGAAACGATCAAACGCACCGTCCAGCCCTACTTCGTCCTGCAGGGCAACATCTGCGCGCTGCTCGCGGCGAAGGACCACGTCAACGTGTTCTTGTACGACGGCGGCCTCAGCCCGGACCCGCACCACATCATCACCGGCGGCCACGGCAACAAGACCGGCCGGATGATCTCGTACTACGAAGGCGACGCAATCCAGGAGGATGCGCTGCTCGAGATCTTCGCTGCGATCATCGCGGTCAACCGAGCCGGCGGTTGGCGCAAGGCCAAGGCGGGTTCCGAGGATTGA
- a CDS encoding mycothiol transferase translates to MRSNELLLDAFGRIRETVERTLEGLDDGSLALRPAGTGNSIAWLIWHLARVEDVQVADVAGLEQVWLGQDFVGRFGLPLKPRDTGYGHSSDQVDAVRAPAELLQEYYEAVHQQTVGYLQGLGDEELDRVVDTRWNPPVTLGVRLVSTIADCLQHVGQAAYAKGLHRTPGE, encoded by the coding sequence ATGAGATCGAACGAACTGCTGCTGGACGCGTTCGGCAGGATCCGGGAAACGGTGGAACGCACCCTTGAGGGGCTCGACGACGGGTCCCTGGCCCTGCGGCCGGCGGGAACCGGAAACTCGATCGCGTGGCTGATCTGGCACCTGGCCAGGGTGGAAGATGTTCAGGTTGCAGATGTGGCGGGGCTGGAACAGGTCTGGTTGGGCCAGGATTTTGTGGGCAGGTTCGGCCTGCCGCTCAAACCCCGGGACACCGGCTACGGGCACTCAAGTGACCAGGTGGACGCCGTGCGGGCGCCCGCGGAACTGCTGCAGGAGTACTACGAGGCCGTTCACCAGCAGACAGTCGGGTATCTCCAGGGCCTCGGCGATGAGGAGTTGGACCGCGTCGTGGACACCCGATGGAACCCGCCGGTCACCCTCGGTGTGCGGCTGGTAAGCACCATTGCTGACTGCCTCCAGCATGTAGGGCAGGCCGCATATGCGAAGGGCCTGCATCGGACGCCAGGAGAATAA
- a CDS encoding VOC family protein: MLKDSATMAVLPAKDINRARDFYRDKLGIEPSGSMEDDSLMYTCGKGTGFLLYQTDNAGSAKNTQMGWEVDNLEQEMQDLRGRGVTFEDYDFPGLKTENGIATSDWGKASWFLDSEGNILNLVQRA, encoded by the coding sequence ATGCTCAAGGATTCAGCAACTATGGCTGTCCTTCCGGCCAAGGACATCAACAGGGCGAGGGATTTTTACCGGGACAAGTTGGGCATCGAACCATCCGGTTCCATGGAAGATGACAGCCTGATGTACACCTGCGGCAAGGGGACAGGCTTCCTCCTCTACCAGACGGACAATGCGGGGTCGGCCAAGAACACCCAGATGGGGTGGGAAGTGGACAACCTCGAGCAGGAAATGCAGGACCTGCGCGGCCGCGGCGTCACGTTCGAAGACTACGATTTTCCCGGCCTGAAGACGGAAAACGGCATTGCCACCAGTGACTGGGGGAAAGCTTCCTGGTTCCTGGACAGCGAGGGCAACATCCTCAACCTCGTCCAGCGGGCGTAG
- a CDS encoding GmrSD restriction endonuclease domain-containing protein, producing the protein MATPALAAATAEAAPAPPAAPGVPETGEPLDPGTSSSVAHGAAAAVRPDFATKAIDLLATLPIKGRAPKTGYDRELFGQAWLDVDRNGCDTRNDILKRDLTAITYTNSVPCKVQTGTLADPYTGATISFLRGNGTSTAVQIDHVVALSDAWQKGAQQLTTEQRTAFANDPLNLQATDGPTNQKKSDGDAATWLPPNKGFRCEYVARQISVKAAYSLWITQAEHDAMANILAGCSGQPAPTNQQAPAAASSPAPAAEPAPVVAAPVSAAPAPAAAAPAVPAPAAPAPAPADVFYANCAAAKAAGAAPILAGQAGYRAGLDRDLDGVACES; encoded by the coding sequence ATGGCTACCCCGGCCTTGGCGGCCGCAACTGCCGAAGCGGCGCCGGCGCCGCCGGCCGCTCCCGGAGTCCCGGAGACGGGGGAGCCGCTGGACCCCGGAACTTCCAGTAGCGTGGCACATGGCGCCGCCGCGGCAGTCCGGCCTGACTTCGCCACCAAGGCGATCGACCTGCTGGCAACTCTTCCCATCAAGGGCCGGGCACCCAAGACAGGTTATGACCGGGAGCTGTTCGGGCAGGCATGGCTGGACGTTGACCGCAACGGCTGCGACACGCGGAATGACATTCTCAAGCGCGACCTGACCGCCATCACGTACACCAACAGCGTTCCCTGCAAGGTGCAGACCGGAACACTCGCGGACCCGTACACGGGCGCCACCATCAGCTTCCTGCGGGGGAACGGGACCAGCACCGCCGTCCAGATCGACCATGTTGTGGCCCTGAGCGACGCCTGGCAGAAGGGCGCGCAGCAGCTGACCACTGAACAGCGGACGGCCTTCGCCAACGATCCGCTGAACCTGCAGGCGACGGACGGCCCCACCAACCAGAAAAAGAGCGACGGCGACGCCGCCACCTGGCTGCCGCCGAACAAGGGCTTCCGGTGCGAGTACGTTGCGCGCCAGATTTCGGTGAAGGCCGCGTACAGCCTCTGGATTACCCAGGCGGAGCACGACGCGATGGCGAACATCCTCGCCGGATGCAGCGGTCAGCCAGCACCCACGAACCAGCAGGCGCCTGCTGCTGCATCGTCTCCAGCGCCGGCCGCGGAGCCTGCTCCAGTCGTGGCGGCACCTGTTTCTGCGGCACCGGCTCCGGCTGCTGCGGCACCCGCTGTCCCTGCTCCGGCTGCGCCCGCACCCGCACCTGCCGATGTCTTCTACGCGAACTGCGCGGCGGCAAAAGCTGCCGGGGCGGCGCCGATCCTTGCGGGGCAGGCAGGCTACCGGGCGGGGCTGGACCGCGATCTGGACGGCGTCGCCTGCGAAAGCTGA
- a CDS encoding excalibur calcium-binding domain-containing protein — protein MKKTLALVVLTGLMLTGCGGKQAAVQPTETATAVAAVVETVNVPGVTAVTLDKASDQLEDLGFKVEAVDSVDGKMIVSKKNWQVVTQDPADGAQAAKGSTVHLGVKSLEKLAEEKAAAEKAAAEKAAAEQAAAEKAAAEKAAADKAAADKVAADQAAADQAAAQQAAAAAQAAQQAAKPAPAPAAPVAPAPASAYYGSCADARNAGAAPLYAGQAGYRAALDRDKDGVACE, from the coding sequence GTGAAAAAGACGCTCGCATTAGTTGTCCTGACCGGTCTGATGCTGACTGGATGCGGTGGCAAACAGGCGGCAGTGCAGCCGACGGAGACTGCAACGGCTGTTGCTGCGGTTGTTGAAACGGTCAACGTGCCAGGCGTGACAGCTGTGACGCTGGACAAAGCCAGTGATCAGCTGGAGGATCTCGGGTTTAAGGTCGAGGCTGTGGACAGCGTCGACGGCAAGATGATTGTTTCGAAGAAGAACTGGCAGGTGGTAACTCAAGACCCCGCAGACGGTGCGCAGGCGGCAAAGGGTTCCACCGTGCACCTCGGCGTCAAGTCCCTCGAAAAGCTGGCTGAGGAAAAGGCAGCGGCAGAGAAAGCCGCTGCCGAGAAGGCTGCCGCTGAGCAGGCCGCAGCCGAGAAGGCTGCCGCTGAGAAAGCCGCTGCTGACAAGGCCGCTGCTGACAAGGTGGCAGCTGATCAGGCGGCCGCCGACCAGGCAGCCGCACAACAGGCGGCAGCTGCTGCGCAGGCCGCCCAGCAGGCAGCGAAGCCCGCACCGGCTCCTGCTGCACCCGTTGCCCCCGCACCGGCCTCGGCGTACTACGGCAGCTGCGCGGATGCCAGAAACGCGGGTGCCGCCCCGCTTTACGCCGGACAGGCTGGCTACCGGGCTGCTCTTGACCGCGACAAAGACGGCGTTGCCTGCGAATAG
- a CDS encoding hemolysin family protein, protein MNSDTLVNFLLVLFFVLLGGVFSGTEMALVSLRESQVRRMEKSGKSGARIAALAGNPNRFLSTVQIGVTLSGFFSAAYGASTIAPDVEPLLRGIGFGAAAEPASFIGMTLLVAYLSLVLGELVPKRLAMQSAVGFTKVLGPPLHVLSEIMRPAVWLLSASTDAVVRLFGGDPHAKQESVTSEELWDMVAESEALEEHSRSILTDVFGAGERLLQEVMRPRTEVTFISGSLTIAAARSKVRDGPYSRYPVMDKTPDDVIGFIHIRDLMPRDAEYDAGLVRDIVRGILPLPGTNKVVPSLSRMRRQGQHIALVVDEYGGTDGIVTLEDLVEELVGEIYDEYDAGTDPEDHVTKANGSVDVDGGLILQEFASASGIELPEGHYETVAGYVIDRLGRLPRIGDSVGVGGHLLTVTAMDRLRIARIHVTPVDGQPQD, encoded by the coding sequence ATGAACAGCGACACCCTGGTCAATTTCCTGTTGGTCCTCTTCTTTGTGCTGCTCGGCGGAGTCTTCTCCGGCACCGAAATGGCGCTGGTGTCCCTTCGCGAAAGCCAGGTGCGCCGGATGGAGAAGTCGGGAAAAAGCGGCGCCCGGATCGCTGCGCTGGCAGGAAACCCCAACAGATTCCTCTCAACGGTCCAGATCGGCGTGACCCTGTCCGGCTTCTTCTCGGCGGCCTACGGTGCGTCCACTATCGCGCCCGACGTCGAACCTCTCCTGCGGGGCATCGGCTTCGGCGCTGCGGCCGAACCTGCCTCCTTCATCGGCATGACCCTCCTGGTGGCCTACCTCTCCCTGGTGCTGGGCGAGCTGGTGCCCAAGAGGCTCGCCATGCAAAGCGCCGTCGGCTTTACCAAAGTCCTTGGCCCTCCCCTGCATGTCCTTTCCGAGATCATGCGCCCCGCCGTGTGGCTGCTGTCCGCGTCCACGGACGCCGTCGTCAGACTCTTCGGCGGCGACCCTCACGCCAAGCAGGAGAGCGTCACCTCGGAGGAACTGTGGGACATGGTGGCGGAGAGCGAGGCGTTGGAGGAACACAGCCGGAGCATCCTGACCGATGTCTTCGGTGCCGGGGAGCGCTTACTGCAGGAGGTGATGCGGCCCCGCACCGAGGTCACCTTCATCAGCGGCAGTCTCACCATCGCCGCCGCCCGCAGCAAGGTCCGTGACGGCCCGTACTCGCGCTATCCCGTGATGGACAAGACGCCCGACGACGTCATCGGCTTCATCCACATCCGTGATCTCATGCCCCGGGACGCGGAGTACGACGCCGGCCTGGTGCGGGACATCGTCCGCGGGATCCTCCCGCTGCCGGGAACCAACAAGGTGGTCCCGTCACTGTCGCGCATGCGCAGGCAGGGCCAGCACATCGCGCTGGTGGTGGACGAATACGGCGGCACGGACGGCATCGTCACCCTGGAGGACCTGGTGGAGGAGCTCGTGGGCGAGATCTATGACGAGTACGACGCCGGCACGGACCCGGAGGACCACGTGACCAAAGCCAACGGTTCAGTCGACGTCGACGGCGGCTTGATCCTTCAGGAGTTCGCCTCGGCATCCGGTATTGAACTGCCCGAAGGGCACTACGAAACCGTGGCCGGCTACGTCATCGACCGTCTGGGCCGGTTGCCCCGGATCGGCGACAGTGTGGGCGTGGGAGGACATCTGCTGACCGTGACGGCGATGGACCGGCTGCGCATCGCACGGATCCATGTGACGCCCGTGGACGGACAGCCGCAGGACTGA